TGCAGCTCTGAATACTGCAGATGCTCGTAAAACTGACTGTATCTTGACACTTAATTGGCCATCTACCAAATTCCTTCTTGAACTAAAAAATCCTTCAACAAAATTTTAGGTCTGATCTATTTCCTACATATTGTCATGTATGCCTTCTTGCAAGTACTTCAAATTTAATCCAAAGCCTCTCTGTTTGAAGTGGTAAAACTGAGTACAGTGACTCTCCCTATATCCACATTAGAGGAAGCCTCTTGCACTAGGCCACCTTATTTGGTAAAACTTCTAAATCCCCATGCATAATGCAAACTTCTGAAAGAAATTTGTGGATGAATGCATCGTGGTAGAATCAACATGATAGAGGTAACATCAGAATATAGCTTTCAGTTGTGATTCACAGAAGTCTGACCATCGCTTCAAGTTCTAAATCTAAGTTACAGAAAACCCTCACTACAAAGTGGGAATTTTGAATGGCTGTTTGATAAAGAATTAGATTACGGCCCCTTCATTCTTTGACAATGATCTGTGTCCCATCTGACAAGCAACATAAAAGATGGAATGAAAGCCTTCATCAAACTTCATATTcccaaatgcaaaccagattatcAACCTTATGTTGACAACTACTTGGTTTTGAGAAACATCCTTGTTCACAAAGTTTGACAAAAAGAATGGCCCCATCAAAAAGAAAccatttgacaaaaaaaaatcttaccTTTGCACAAATGAGAAAGCATTTGGAAGAACAGAATTATAGTCATCACAAAGCATTGTTTGCTACAAATCAAATGTGACTAGGaaacaatagaaaataaaatatagatGAATATTCTTTCGAAAGGTTCTAATTCTATTTATATATGTATCAAATAAGAATTTAAATAGAGACGAAAACTAGGAAAAGTCATACTAAATATCAGCATTCTCATCTATGTGGAAGGCAACATTTTAGCATGATTATTTATAGATATTGTCTCTCCTATACGCACATGAGCATTCTTCACATGCTTTCTCTCTGGTCAGGTTTACAAATAAGTAATCATGTTTGTGCTGCTCACCTTAATTGGTGAAAAGTCATAAAAGAAGTAAACCCCAGGAAGGGGTCTTGGATATACGCTTTCATCTCTGAAGTGCTCAGTCACTGAAAACTGCAAAATTAGGAATAACACTCACATTCAACAAGtttttcattcattcaaagaTAATAATTTCACATCAAAGTCAACTTTACTTGATTTGAATTAATCTTGTGTCCTCTGATGCCATGGTAGATAGTTGGAACTACCTGCAAAGTTAACAAGAAAAAACTCTTTGTGACTAATCTATGCAAAATTAAAATAACTCTGCACATTTGAAGCCAATCAATGGAGACAGTCAGTTTTAAGTTTTTGTGACATTTAATTGTAGGTAATGCGCTCACTTTGATGAAATACTGATACATCCCAAATGATCCTCCTTGTTTCCACTGTGCTCTGCATTTTAACAGAACTATAATCATTAGAAATGATGCTCTGGCCGCAAAAAATGAGTACAATGAATGAAAATATTCATTATGAGTATTATTATAGAAAACAAATATTCTATGAACTTACCGATCAAGGGGGTTTACCACACCTGGGAACTCTTTTCCAAATGATAGTTTGTTTATTCTGTGGCTTATCTGTTGGTTGtagtaaataaaattagatatgttGGAACTTCCAGAAATAGGAAAAGAAACTATTTACACTATTCCTTCCTTTCAATATGATGCTCACATTATAGCTTTCAGTTTGGAAGGCCAATAGATCATGCGCATGAATGCCCGATTGATGGAAGCTTTTTCCAGGGGAAAAGTGGAAATTTCCTGCTACTTTGCTGACATCCAAGAAACCATGGATGTTACATCCTTCCCCCTCTTCATCTTTGATCTTTTGAAAGAATCCTTCTCTTGTGCACTGGAATGGCAGTTCTAGATCAACATTAATTGAAACATGAAGCAAACATGAAGAACTGAAGATGAGAGAGATGTTAAAACTGACAAATCTAGTAGCAAAATGCAAGTTAATATGTAACCTAACAGGTATGTCACAACTGATAAGTCTGATATGGAAAAAATGTCTTAAAATCTAACCAagcctctttttttctttctcagtcTTACTTCTATCTCACTCACCGCTTGCCTCCCACTAGCCACAACGAGTGGAAAGATATTATTCccctatttttatttatttctttgttATCATGTATTGGCTCTTCAGATTTGTGCACAATTTTTGGTTCTTTCTGCTGCAGAATATTTTTCTGTTCTTGTTCCATTTAGGTTTCCTTTGATTTCTGCACTGTTTTGCTGCCATTGTGTTTGTTTCCTTATTTAGTCACCTTTTCCATTCAGTGATCAGCTTCTTTAGTCCtgctttttttttctgtttcctgAACAGTTATTTTGGTCATTTTTCACCTTTTTCTCCCCTGCTACTTCTCATTTTCTTTATTAAATTTGTTTGGCTGTTTGtgcaagaatttttttttgttctcctgcttttctattttttatttctgCATTGATTCATTTCtgtgttatcttttttttttcaattttgaacATTCTTGTTCTAGGTGGCCACATATGTGGATGGCAAAGTTTATATTTTGGAGAATGTTGTGGTTTCTCATGTTTCATAAAAGACAATAACAATCCACAAAAGACTAGTCCACAATTGTTGTGGTCTCTCCAATGAATATTTGCAATTCAAATCATTTATGTTTTGCTATAGATAATAACTAATAACTTGTATAATAGAATATCTAGATCaacatttatataatttttaggaACCTGCCTAAACTCCTAGGCCTTCTGCCAAGGCCTGTTAAAGGATCACTATCTGGGACTGCCTAGGTCTTTTAATCACCATGCAACTCAAAATCTAATAACATCAACTCTCTTGCAAACAGACAAATAATAGTTACACAGAACTAGATATGTACCCTTTGCATTTTGCACTAACATTTTCTGAGATGATTGAGAAAATGCTAATGCTAATGATATATATTCATAGAGAGAATCAACCTTAAGAGAACCTAACTTGAAACAATTAGCTACAGAAATGTATTGCTCACCTGTCACAGGTTGCAAATTAAGTTAAGATACTATGACGTTATATGTTATGTTGTCCAATACCAAAAGAGAGAAAAatgtaaaagagaaaaaaatgtaaATCATCTGTTGGAGTATAAACCTCTTTCTATGATAAGTGAGAATTGAATTGCTTCATAACAAAGATGTGCAAACACAAGATAAGTTGAAGATAGGAGATGACATTATAAGAACCTGGTCGATCATATCAGGGTTCGTTAGAGCCCATCCTTTCTTCCGGTATGCTTCACGAACCTCTTCACATGAATTGCAGCATTGATCATCTGACTAAAAAATATAGTGTAAgcaactcaaaattctttgattgtTGACAACATCAGACACCGCAACAAAGAAAAACTATGAACCAAATCAATTATTGGGTTCAATTATCAATTATAGCAACTTACAGTTTCTGCACCATAACAAGTACCACAGTAAGCTTCATTATGATCAAGCCTTCCCCCATGCTTTTGTAAAGGCCTATCAATCTGTGTAAAACAgagaagcatgatagtcttgtgtcAGATAAAAACATTGAATTAACTTAGAATACATTGGCTAAAGGGAAAGCCCATCCTATACAAGATATTGGGGCTATTGGACTACACAATTCTTTACACAGTGACAGGCTGGCTAAATTTAATGGAATTAATATACCACTCTTCCTCAACACAACCCAGTATCTTGACTCCATATTTACATTGTCTCTAACATTAATTAGAGTCTTACATATGTGTAAAACTTTGCCCAAGCTTAAAAGACACCATGACATTTTAAATGTTCAATAATCACTTCACAGACACAATATATGAACTAGATGCATCTCATATATCAAAATCCTAATTTTTTTGTTAAGGAAGAAAAGAATCTGGAAAGtgatttcatgtatatatatcaAACCTGCTTAAAAGAATCTAGTAATCTGACAGAAACACCTTGGTCATAAACCTAAACATCATAAAGTTGATGCTTCCTTGAATTTTAAATGCATAACGAAAATAACAGTGTCCAAAATGCCTGATCACATTTCTATAAAACTTATTAGCCAGAAAATAGACAGCTCTCAGGATATATCAATCTAATTTAACATGTAGAAAGAAGATATAATAAGTGATTAGGCAAAAATCACGAAGCACAAAAAAGTTAGAATCCAGTCCAATGACAACAAGAGATTTCTTGCATAATTCTTATTAATTATGTAAAACTAATACTTGATTAGCATAGTAGAAGTTACCAACCTTTGGGGCACCAATACCTCCCTGCCTTGACTCGATAACATTCCCAAGATGATCTAATCTTTTCTTTGTTATATCATGCCTCTGCAAGTAGATGGACATAAAAAGGAACATAGCTGTCAAGGGAGGTAAATAGAATGGTCCATTCAACAAGGAAATTCAATATAAGAAAAGCCTCCCTAACATGAAGAGGAAAGTCTAGAAACATACAATATCATAGTGCTGCTCCCCGCTTATGTCAACTGTATCAACGCTAAGAAGCGTACAAGGAAGAGATGGAAACGTAATATCAAACTGCAAAACAAAGAGTATGAATTATCACTTTTTAATGATGCAATTGATGTTCGGAAGCTCTAGTTTGCAAGTATGATGTtggcaaaggaaaaaagaagttatCAAATGCCACTAATATCCCACTTGGGTTATAACAAAAAAATGATTAGCAATGAAACCAataaaaagatttccgctgcatccAGCAAATATAAAATAATGGAGTTTAAGTAGATATACAATTAAATGCTTAGGTTTAAACTCAAGATTTCTGCGAATATAGCAGGTCCAAAACTTATAAGCATAAAAGATTCTTGTGCAAATATCACAGGCTTAAGATGCAAGGTGTGTTGCTAGTCTGTCTAAATATGTTGTACAAACAATAGTGTACCACCAATCAATTGCAATGTAGGCTCAATACTTACGTTAACATGTAACCTCTCTCCTCTTGAAGTATCCACAATCAGCTTAGTCTCAGTTGCTGAGTAAAGAAAAAGTCCTGCAGCAATAATAGCAAAGCACATTTATATGATACTCTAAgaactataaatattttttatgcatATAATGTTTGGGTTTAgaaaaacaataagaagaaattaTCTTgtcacaaaaagaaacattgatcaCAAAAATAAAAGATATGTAGGAAAAGTTTGACCACggattcaaaaataaaaccaACTGTTGATGCTGAAGTGAATCAGGTCACACATTTGTTTTCATGACAATGGTTCCTGCAAAACTTGAAATGGCATATGTATCCCACAAAAGGTTACACTGTTTTCTGAGCCCTGTTATCACACTCTTAGCAACACAAGCCTTACATATGCAATTAGCTCTGAAAGGAGAGCTCCAAGCAGGGCTCAGCTCACAAGCAAGGCCACAGTCATGAGACCCTGCCAAATGCCAACGTGAAGTTAGACTTGCATAAGGCATACTGGCATGCCACCTTTTCTTTGTAAACCTAAATTGTCATTGTCAGATCTAGCTGTAACCCTTAGGTGTTCGTTGATATGAACAGATTAGTGGGCACTGGGCACCCACCTAATTTAATTGTTGTCCCATGTCCATCAACCCAAACTATCACATATAAGTTAACTTGAGTAATCTACAAGTAACAAAGTCTGGTTGCACACCTAGGCGATTGCCTAAGCTATTGTTAACCGAACTAGGAAGATATTGTGAATAGAAATGAGGATAACATAACAATGAACGAAAAAAAAATCCTCCAATTCATTACAGTCATGTTGGCCCAACTTGCTTGCCAAAGCATAATTGTTTCCAATAGCATATTTTCCAAGAAAAATATGACAAAGGATGAACAGATTATATTATAGGCTTAATAGCTAAATGCTAATGCACTAAAATGGGAAAAAAAATAATGCTATGAAATTGTGAGTTCAAAAAGTTGCAATATGCTAAGATGCTTAAGAACAAAGAAAAGAATCAGGATCCATGTTTTAGCATCCTTAACGATAACCTAGTTTGTTTCCTGGAGTTCCTGCATTTTATTGTATACTAtccattttaaatttcaaatttttGGTGTTCTTGTTAGCAGAGGTTGTCTTATGGATATCAGAAGCTACATTTAATGAGAAAATGCTGGAACCACTGTGCATATATCTCCTATTTAAGATCAAAGTATATGCAAGCATGCTGACGTAAAAAAAAATCAGGCTTATATTTTCAATATCCATCCAATAAGAAGGCTAGGTTAGCAACAAACACGAGTGCAACTAATTTTAGAAAACTACAACTTAACTATTTCGCCTCTAAATAAAGAATTGAATCTATGTCTCTATAATAGTCTAGAAGGATTTTCATTTTTCTATGCAAAGCAACATGATCAGCCAAATATTGCACATCAGGTAAGCTGGAAAAGAAACCTGAACCGGAGACCTAAAAAGAAATGCTTTTTGAGAACGACAGCAACAACTCAAAACGAACTGAAACGGAAAACCCCTTTTTCCTAAGAAAACAACATCTCTGCAGCCGTTACATAATTAATACAACCAAAACCAATTATCTCATCGTAACATACCCAATCATAAGAGTCCATCACAAAAGAACCAAATCAACTAATAAAGCATATTTGATCGCCAAGCGGACCATTTTGAAAACGAGAAAAGAAGAAGTCAATCACCAAGATATCGAAAGGACTCACTAGTTTCTGAGATGAACAGCAAGAGTATGATGATGGAAGAGACGACGGTGATGACGCCTCCGGAGAAGGTCCGGCTGTAGAAATCCTCGTTAATTTTTGGGTACGCATCCAGATTCTTGAGCTTGTTAAGGATCTCCATGTCGAACGCCCACCGACGGCCCTGAAAACGCCCTATACCTTGGAACGGAAGGTAATCTAGGGTTTCTACCGGCGCTCCATCGGCGCCGAGGGCTGTCGGTGTCTTCAAGAGAGGCCCCCCGGAAAGCTCGTAATACGAAAGAAGGACCTCCGTCATCCTTCACCGGCCCAATATATAGAGAGAAAGGGGCTATTTTGTGATTAAGGAAAGGTAAGGGAGTTAATATGTTAAACCAAAACCCATGCGGTGGAGTGGCTCTTTGTAAATTTGTGAAACGGAGGGTCGTTAGGTGAGAAGATTTGTGTACGACCATTATTAGTAAGAACGCGGAAGGTGAGTTGACCGACTCGGATCTTAAACGTACTTGTCATTGCCTGGCGTCTCGCATCAGGCGAGGAATTCGTAGAAGATGGGGCCTCAATCCTAGCCGTCCGATCCGGATGGAATCGGCGATCAGGACACCTACCGAATCGGACGGATGGAGCTTCGCGCATATCACGCGGGTTAAAGCCCGCGTACGGATCGGATCCCGCTCGCTATTCCGGAGAAGGCGATACACGTAATCCGGCTTTGTCCGATGTGGCTCCGTCAGGAACCTAACATGTGGGACCCACTAGATAGTGAGCCGCGCAGGGAAGTTTTGGGTAAAAATTTAGGATACAAATATTATAAATCCAAGCAGAACAACCGTGCAATGAGCAGGAAGAGTAAAAaaagattatgataaataaatgtaaagtagaataaaaataaatttggtaAAGAAATGAATGCAATTCCATCGTCAAAATGTGCATTGTTTCTTTCTTTCAGTTTTAATGATTTGACAAAATAATACGCGTACCTGAAGGAAACATATTCATCGTTCTGTGCAAAGACATCATTAATCCCTCCCTCGATGATacggagaaaaaaaaaggggcgaCATGTTAGATTACGGGTtcccaaaaacacaaaaaaaaaaaaaacaaagttttCAACCTAAAGATGGCATCGGTTTAGATCGATGTTGACCAACCAAACGAGTGCAATGTGTTTTGTTGACCTTTATAGACAATTATTAAGTCATAATTGTCTCTATGCAAATTCATTCTTTGAAAAGACACCTACAGACATAAGTCAATATATAAGAATTGTATGCGCTGTGTGGGTCCCCGAACAATTTTATCCTTTCAAGGTGGGTGAATCCTCTAATCACTCGTGAGAACTTATTGATCCACCTTACATGATCTTACTCTTTCGATGTTGCTGAATCCTAGATACCTCTTCTATGGTGTGTATCATTTGATAGAGGTCCTATCATTATTTATCTTCTTTATTCACAAAGTCTGTAAATTGAGATAAATCTTATAAGGCACTTTTGAGTGTAAAtgtgattttaattttataatgcaTTGATTCTCCTGCTACTTAATCGGGATTTAATAATAAGGTACTATCTtacgaaataaatttaaaaatgtataCTCAAGTCATGTTTGTTGGCCTCGTTATTTTGGTTAGAAAAGAGTCATTCTATCAAGTGTATATTTTCATTCAATGATATCTTTTCGGTTCCCGAGATGCCTTTTTCGTCTTCTTTGGTTTAAGCTTTCCTAtccctttttttattataatctttGTAAATGAATAGATAAACTTTTTAGTTTTTTCTATAAAAAAGATTATATGAGAGATAGGGATACAACTTACCTAATCAtggtaataataattttttttgtaagaaTAAATAGTAAAGATACGATTCAATTAAAGATCTTATGATAAACTATTAAGATCTTTACCAACTACATTAGTGacatcttaaaaaaatatatcaattgaAATTTTGAACCCTTAAACGTTCGATAAATATATCTATATTTAAGATgtacaaaaattaatttttacctATAGTATTGGTCAAAGATTGTAAAATCCATATCAGATAGTGACTTTGTAATGGATGTTTGAGAATGTCTTTGCTAAGAACAGTGATTTTCTAGTAGAGCAACCAAAATTCAAATgagctaatatatttttttaaaaaacccTAAAAATGAGGAGGATATCTATTTCAGCCATATCACTTTTATGCTCAAGtataaaaacaagaaaagaaaagttgATATTATTAGCAAAAGAGTCCAGGAGACTAATATAGCTACatctaaaaatataatcatattttttCTCTAAGCCTATGAATTTTTTTCTTGAAGATCTATTGGTGCCTCTAAATGCAATACAAGTGAATAGCTACTGTTAACATCCCAGTCAGTCACATGTAATTTAAATCCACGTGCATAGAGAAGACTAAGATAGCCACCAAGTTGTCTCTAAAGCTCTCTCGAGGTAAGATGTGATTTGCACACGTGCTCTAGGGATGATCTACATGAAAATTGAGATAGAATGGGTTTTGTAATCCAATCACTTTTAACGTTGAAGTTAGTCTCCAGATCAATGACtaaaaatagtataaaatatctTACATCGATTATTATAcaaaagataaaattttacatcaagtaaaaagaaaaaaattatttcatgaaatattcctTGAAGGACCAACCTAAAACCATCCTTGATGTCCATATGAGCAAATCAAAGAGGCAAGTCTTATCTCCTTTATGCCAATTCAATGAGCACGTGGTTGACCATGTGTCGAACTATCATTGGTTGAGAATATCCTCTATCATTTATCCCCCTTCCCGAAGGTACACTTTGAGAGCTCTCCTAGAGGAGTCGAAGGTGTTACTCTTAGGTGGCATGACACATGGACTGTATAGAAGTGGAGGGGGGATCCCAAATTCTTGGCTAACCTAGTTGGGACAAAATATGCTCGAGGAGGTTCAGAACTACTCGGCTAAGTCAGGTAGGGAGCTCGATGAGGGAGTTGGATTGAGATTACCTGACTTGGTCACCTTGGGCTCTCACCAACGAGGTTGGGTCCGGGCTAGTCGACTTGATCGCCTCGAGCGCTTGTCGAGAAGCTCAAAACAAGATTGGTTGACCTGGTCATCTTAAGTGCTCAATAAAGAGGTTGTGTTGGGGATGGTCACCCCGGTTGCCTTAGGCGCTCACCTTGGAGATCGAGATGGGATTAACTGACTTGGTCAACTTtgaatatgttaggatcgagtcggcactaagaggggggggtgaactagtgtagcggataaaagtgtcagtttaaaaatctttgtatgttaaaaaataatttcggaagatagcttgaaagtgtgtttgttcgtaagggatgtgaaagccaagtaaggaggaagtgaagcaattgtaaagtaagtaaatgataataatagaaatgaaaactagaatttatagtggttcggtctttatgaccaacatccactttcgattcttcctccgttgaggtcaccggcgtccactagtggtcttcctttaataagcgaagaccaatcatctatttacagtatttttttcttttcacgggtttaggagataaaccTTACAAGCTTCGCACAtcaatgatcacaacactagaaaaggaggaggatgactctttgcacttttataacacttttaacaccccaagattaCAAGATATTGTTCATACTTTCGTgtcatttcatgcagaaaatggtggatatttataggtcacaatgacttcagaattggagtcaaaaagtatcacatccccagatttcggggtactagcggtaccaccgcttgcagactgacactgggcggtaccaccactcaatctaagcggtaccatcgcttgacaaatctcggagactgagctctggaggtaccaccgcttggcagcattaactgccagtggtacTACCGcatagtctgggcagtaccaccacccaatttggGTAGCACCACAGCCCAAACTACTTGGGAGACTGACTAAccaagtggtgccatcgccggccgtaACTTcatgtgctgaatgggctattcaaccggcccagttcagccttgttaagggctcaattggcccttaactgagttagtgggattacctcctaatcctaactcaacttaaggtctaactatgataattaagacatttaaacaagcaatctctATCCGGTATGTTGATTgttctttcgacgatcttccgacgaacttctcgacg
This is a stretch of genomic DNA from Musa acuminata AAA Group cultivar baxijiao unplaced genomic scaffold, Cavendish_Baxijiao_AAA HiC_scaffold_1074, whole genome shotgun sequence. It encodes these proteins:
- the LOC135666136 gene encoding uncharacterized protein LOC135666136 gives rise to the protein MTEVLLSYYELSGGPLLKTPTALGADGAPVETLDYLPFQGIGRFQGRRWAFDMEILNKLKNLDAYPKINEDFYSRTFSGGVITVVSSIIILLLFISETRLFLYSATETKLIVDTSRGERLHVNFDITFPSLPCTLLSVDTVDISGEQHYDIRHDITKKRLDHLGNVIESRQGGIGAPKIDRPLQKHGGRLDHNEAYCGTCYGAETSDDQCCNSCEEVREAYRKKGWALTNPDMIDQCTREGFFQKIKDEEGEGCNIHGFLDVSKVAGNFHFSPGKSFHQSGIHAHDLLAFQTESYNISHRINKLSFGKEFPGVVNPLDRAQWKQGGSFGMYQYFIKVVPTIYHGIRGHKINSNQFSVTEHFRDESVYPRPLPGVYFFYDFSPIKVIFTEENRSILHFLTQLCAIIGGVFTVSGIIDAFVYHGARTIKKKRELGKYR